The DNA window CCGATTTCCTCTTTGTTTTTTAATTGCAATCGGTTCgagttattgcgtgttacttgtttgtattcattatgttatataatcggttctattttagttataactggtttgatttatttcgtgttatttatttttatttattataacactgttatagaaccggttctattttaattataactggtttaagttattttatgctatttttgtttattcattatgttacagaaccgattatattttaattagggtaaatagcggcataagtacccaaagttttaagtttgtaagtggcataatcccaatatttatttttagcgacataagtacccaatgtttgtaaaactgtaatttttctctaatttcgtTCGTACAAACCCTGTTATTTTCTTAAACAGGCTACATATAAGGTCTAGATTCTTGATCATTGGGTCTAGACAGAAACATGTAGTATCAATTACTTCCAAATgaacttttaataaatttaaaacagaGTCTGTACTGATAAAACTGAAGAAAAATTACAGTattacaaacattgggtacttgtgccgctaaaaataaacattgagtttatgccgtttacaaacttaaaattttgggtacttatgcctctatttacccttttaattataaccagtttgaattatttgtttttattcattatgttatagaaccaaatctatttatatttatatctgAGACATCTATTTCTGGTGACTTTTCCAGTGATGGTGACTTTTCTGGTAACTTTTCAGTGACAATAACTAAGGgtgttcatccaatccaatccgcactattttgctcatagtgCATCCGATCAGCACTTAGTGTGGATTTCATATTttagatccaatccaatccaatccgcaaagtgcagattggatcagttattttagactggttactttttaatattaaattatttaatatttatgaaaaaatacattttttttttcacataattagcaacaaaataaaataaatatttattgttattttatgtttctaacaacaaattaaaataaataaaataataaattcaaaggaagaaaaaattatatgtataaaaaaatgtttaactatatttaaattttatgtaaaaaaaattatatataagaatggAATATCCATTTGATTTAtaaagttttgaaatatatgtgttttatatatattaaatttttaaattactattttctttacattaaaattttaattgtatatataagtttttaaattttttttataaatatgtgtggattgaattggatcggtTGCTTTTACATatcaatcaacatccaatccgcacaaatgcggattggattggatcggctattttatgaacacccctaacaaTAACTTTTCCAACACCGACGAATTTTTCAGCGATTTTTTCGCACGGGTAACTTTTCTGACGAAActtattattacaagttttattaaattgatttattatttttttcttatattttaaattttaattttttttttaattccataTTTTTTAGGGAAATTTTCATGGGCCAccttattttgacaattattttcaaaaataacgttatttttgttatgtgaagtttttgtatatataattgccgttttttttggtaattttctatttttaggaTTAACAGTTTTTATGTTTGCAGGTAATCGTGGAGGAGATGATGACGTGTCACGTCATTTTGTGTGTGATACATTATTAacgttatttttgtaaaaacttaCCTAATATAGTATATTCCTAAAAAAATCCctattttttacattatttgTTTATGCCATATAAAAGTAAACTCTACCATATTTTCCgaggtaagttgaaaaataccacttttattaatcaattaatcaaatttacctctaattttatatttatttgaaacatacctctttttatatgtattgtactcaaaataccctgacataataGAGTCACATGGAAAATattttgaagtgacaggggtaaaattggtacaatatttaaaaaaagaggtaaaaatgatagactttaaaaaagagggtaaaaataaaagaggacaatataaaaaggtaTAGAGTATAATGTTCTCtatttttccatatttatgaagaaaaaaaatcccaTTTACCAATTAATAAGGCCCATTAAAACAAAAGAATTCGGGCTAATTACATTGTACATTCACTTTATTTTAcatgttttaaattttacttttattttcatattctttaagatatactcACTTTTATAGATAATGTCCTAATTATACCCCTtaggttaatgtaaattatgtgctAGACTTAAGTGTAGATAATGTCCTAATTATACCCCTTAGcttaatataaattatgtgaaATATATTGAGCAACTCACGAAATATAATATGAAagcattttttaattaatggatACAAAAACAGACATATTCCTCACCTTTATCCCAAAGAATTCTCTCACGCCCAATGTAGCCCAAATCCATTAGTTGTTGAGATTTAGAAACGAGCATCGTATATTTTACAATGTTCCTACCCACACGGTAGTACAACTCTCCAATTGGAAGTGAGTTGATACTGGATAGGATAATAAAAGCCGGATTTTCCAGTTAATCTTCCAAGGAAGGAAGGAACTGACTCAGAGTAGTTATGGCTTCAATCCCGTGGACTATAACTTCCACAACCAACCTCACCTTAACTCCTAATTTATCTACTTCTCTCCCCAAATTGAACTCCCAATTTGTGggtagaagaagaaatagtagGCTTGGTTGGGTTAGATCTTCCTCTTGTATTGGTCCCTCCAACGGGTCCAGAGCCAAGTGTTGGTTCAAATTTGGCAAAAATGGTGTTGATGCTGAAGGTGCTGGCATTTATGGCAGTCAGTCCCGGGATGATTTTGATAGAGATGATGTTGAAcaggttctctctctctcttgagtGTTTTCTTAgctgtttgttattttattattgttgaaacttgagAAGCCTATTTCAAGattaattctatattttttcttaaatgtAATTTGATTGAAATttcagaaaataacataaaactaTCTGATATTGTTAGAGACTTACTCCATTTGAGGATTCGTATGAACAATTATCTCAGGAATGTTGTTCGCTTTCAAAATAAAAGGAACAATTTGTTATCTTTATCATGGTGTTGGGTCAATGCAGAGTAGATGTAttgttaaattaaaattaagttatatctCAAAATTTATAAGCAATAAATCGAGTTGCATcatcttataaatgatattaatatTAAGTTTCCACTCTCTAACAAGTGGCAACACAAATCAATTTACTTGGTTATGGAATTAGTGTGAGGAGAAGTGAAAAGTGAGAACTTGTTTGTGTTGTGAACTTGTGGTTCAGTACTTTACATGGTCTTGTCGTGCTTTTAATTCAAACCCCATTTGCTAATATTCGAAATGCTATTTAGTTGTGGTGTGGTCATTGGCAGAACTGTTGTTCTTAAATCATGATTTAATGGTTGTAGTGAGGGAAACTAGTGTCAAAAAGGGAACATAATTGAAtgtcatttttgtttttcacagtATTTCAACTACATGGGAATGCTGGCTGTTGAGGGTACATATGATAAAATGGAGGCTCTTCTAAGCTTAAACATTCACCCAGTAGATATCTTGTTGATGATGGCTGCCTCAGAAGGTGACAAGCCAAAAATTGAGGAGTTACTAAGAGCTGGAGCTAAGTATGATGTCAAGGATGGTGATGGAAGAACAGCAATTGAGAGAGCTCAAAGTGATGAAATCAAGGACTTCATTCTTAATTTTTCAGTTCAAAAAGCATGATATTCATACATTTTCAAGTAAAAGTTTATTGtagtttggttttgtttttattttctagtttTCTTATAGCTTAATCTATGGTACCTGCTTTTGCCATCGAATCGaaatactttttctttttcttccatGTAGCAACTTGAATTTACATTCTTGTCTACTTCTCTGTTTTTAGGATTAAAACTTTGAACTTCTGTGTAGAAAGAAAGATATGATTGATTTGTAATTAGTTGGAAGAAAGAAAAGTTCCAAAATTAGTAAGATGATGTTATATAGCCCTTTCAGTTTCATATGGTTAGATAACCTTACTGTACTTGGTTGAAAGTTGGTCTTTTCTTATATTGTCTTATTGATAATCTGGTCCAAAGCTGGATGTGGGCTTGTTTGGCATGGCTTTAGAAGAGCTTTTGAAGTCTCAAAGCtacttttagttttgttttaataaaatataagaaGAGCTTTTTTGATTTAAAAGAGCTTTTTAGAGAAGCAATGACTCACATACTTTTTTAGGAAAGACTTCTAAAAAAAATACGGGAAGCTATTTTCTTAGtttaatcaatcttttaaaaTACCtaatttacctttttttttttctaaaaaaatattaaattacag is part of the Cannabis sativa cultivar Pink pepper isolate KNU-18-1 chromosome 5, ASM2916894v1, whole genome shotgun sequence genome and encodes:
- the LOC115715576 gene encoding protein LHCP TRANSLOCATION DEFECT codes for the protein MASIPWTITSTTNLTLTPNLSTSLPKLNSQFVGRRRNSRLGWVRSSSCIGPSNGSRAKCWFKFGKNGVDAEGAGIYGSQSRDDFDRDDVEQYFNYMGMLAVEGTYDKMEALLSLNIHPVDILLMMAASEGDKPKIEELLRAGAKYDVKDGDGRTAIERAQSDEIKDFILNFSVQKA